In Osmerus mordax isolate fOsmMor3 chromosome 24, fOsmMor3.pri, whole genome shotgun sequence, the following are encoded in one genomic region:
- the LOC136932572 gene encoding autism susceptibility gene 2 protein-like isoform X1 codes for MPGDYFLLLSSTPVVKTDWSPWASLVSPFSPPFFSLSFLAEHDLLRQELNNRFLVQSSGRSRGPPSASASPLAPVSLLRAEFHQHQHMHQHQHTHQHTFTPFPASLPPAAILTPPTAPPMVRTPAKNFDKYAPKLDNPFIRHSNFFPSYPPTMPGMPPLLPHSGPFSSLQGAFQPKASNPIDVAARPGTVPHTLLQKDPRVSDPFRTSVRKPGKWCAVHVQIAWQIYHHQQKMKQMQLDPHKLDMNGKLDLFSRPPAPGVFPGFPYPHDLARPMFSSTGSGHPAASPYGPSPHHSSFLPPSHLAGKYPFSRSSTFGGLGNLSTSAFGGLGNPSLGSNSMFGHKDGPGGLPGFGASHHDAWNRLHRTPPSFPTPPQWPKSADAERSGSANSHHERERERERDRERERDREREKRDSSVGKEEKDRDRDSLERSRHSNRSSPASAPVSYQISSLIRSNSQNSGDLGRHRSGSVDRVREVEKELLERHREAAMLGGGDVKVKESRSPGKEASERRPGDDGVKPVRRSPSPYSKAVLGEAGLKMAGGGPPPTLKDGERKETPAAELMLKVKNDMKIKEERKEEQEVMVVSSEPAPHPPPAPAPPIPSMHPGHPHHHHPPLSQQIPPPSPRCSDLPPHHGSIHGMPMAHSLPLSMSAMHQMGSLNVLDRARMAPFMGVSPLAAGRERLPHQAFPWDPLREAYRSLDLQRRMDFQLRAEQGHRFPGMYEQERAYREREAHDYSHHEHLLEVRREHERMRQQVEERERLHLREELDRARLHQLHQSPMEGHLPHMPPFMSHLGGMPYPRLSPSTGHNGLLNRTPPTAALSAPPPLVPAGGVRPSSPRRTTPLTTQDPRDYSPSRNPKEVEAR; via the exons ATGCCAGGTGActattttcttctcctctcttctacccCTGTTGTGAAGACTGACTGGTCGCCCTGGGCCTCTCTTGTGTCTCCTTTTTCCCCCCCTTTTTTCTCGCTCTCCTTTCTTGCAGAGCATGACCTCCTGCGGCAGGAGCTGAACAACCGCTTCCTGGTTCAGAGttcagggaggagcagggggccgCCGTCGGCCTCGGCCTCGCCCCTGGCCCCCGTGTCGCTCCTGCGGGCAGAGTTTCACCAACACCAGCACATGCACCAGCACCAACACACCCACCAGCACACCTTCACTCCCTTCCCTGCCAGTCTGCCCCCGGCCGCCATCCTAACTCCGCCCACCGCACCCCCAATGGTGCGTACCCCGGCCAAAAAT tTCGACAAATACGCCCCCAAACTGGACAATCCATTCATCAGGCATTCAAAT TTCTTCCCCTCATACCCCCCCACAATGCCAGGCATGCCCCCTCTGCTACCTCACTCAGGACCCTTCAGCTCACTGCAAGGAGCCTTCCAGCCCAAG GCCTCCAATCCCATAGACGTAGCAGCTAGGCCCGGAACAGTacctcacacactcctgcagAAGGACCCGCGG GTATCAGACCCTTTCAGGACGTCAGTGAGA AAACCGGGCAAGTGGTGTGCGGTGCACGTCCAGATTGCGTGGCAGATCTACCACCACCAGCAGAAGATGAAG caaATGCAGCTGGATCCCCACAAGCTAGACATGAACGGCAAGCTGGACCTGTTCAGCCGGCCCCCGGCTCCAGGGGTGTTCCCCGGCTTCCCCTACCCCCACGACCTGGCCAGACCCATGTTCTCCTCCACGG GCTCTGGGCATCCTGCCGCCTCCCCCTAcggcccctcccctcaccacagCAGCTTCCTGCCTCCTAGCCACTTGGCAGGTAAGT ATCCATTCAGTCGCTCCAGTACCTTTGGCGGCCTCGGCAACCTTTCAACCAGTGCCTTCGGAGGATTAGGCAACCCCTCGCTCG gctccaACAGCATGTTTGGCCATAAAGACGGCCCGGGCGGGTTGCCAGGTTTCGGCGCCTCCCACCATGACGCCTGGAACCGGCTCCACCGCACCCCGCCCTCCTTCCCCACCCCGCCCCAGTGGCCCAAGTCTGCCGACGCCGAGCGCAGCGGCTCGGCCAACAGCCACCACGAGCGCGAGCGCGAACGGGAGAGggaccgggagagagagagggaccggGAACGGGAGAAGAGGGACTCCTCCGtcgggaaggaggagaaggatagaGACAG AGACTCCCTGGAGCGCAGCCGCCACTCCAACCGCTCGTCGCCGGCCTCTGCGCCCGTCAGCTACCAGATCAGCAGCCTGATCCGCTCCAACAGCCAGAACTCCGGCGACTTGGGCCGCCACCGCAGCGGCAGCGTGGACCGCGTGCgcgaggtggagaaggagctcCTGGAGCGCCACCGCGAGGCGGCCATGTTGGGCGGGGGGGACGTCAAGGTGAAGGAGAGCCGCTCCCCGGGGAAGGAGGCGTCGGAGAGGCGTCCGGGCGACGACGGCGTCAAGCCCGTCCGCCGCTCGCCCTCCCCCTACTCCAAGGCGGTGCTGGGGGAGGCGGGGCTGAAGATGGCGGGCGGCGGGCCCCCGCCCACGCTGAAGGACGGCGAGCGGAAGGAGACGCCGGCGGCGGAGCTCATGCTCAAGGTGAAGAACGACATGAAGatcaaggaggagaggaaggaggagcaggaggtgatGGTGGTCAGCTCCgagcccgccccccacccccctcccgccccggCGCCGCCCATCCCGTCCATGCACCCgggccacccccaccaccaccacccgccACTCTCCCAGCAGAtccctcccccgtccccccgctgCAgcgacctccccccccaccacggCTCCATCCACGGCATGCCCATGGCCCACTCCCTGCCCCTGTCCATGAGCGCCATGCACCAGATGGGCAGCCTCAACGTGCTGGACCGGGCCCGCATGGCGCCCTTCATGGGGGTGAGCCCCCTGGCGGCGGGCCGAGAGCGGCTGCCCCACCAGGCCTTCCCCTGGGACCCCCTGCGGGAGGCGTACCGGAGCCTGGACCTGCAGCGCCGCATGGACTTCCAGCTGCGGGCCGAGCAGGGCCACCGCTTCCCGGGCATGTACGAGCAGGAGCGGGCGTACCGGGAGAGGGAGGCCCACGACTACTCGCACCACGAGCACCTGCTGGAGGTGCGCCGCGAGCACGAGCGCATGAggcagcaggtggaggagagggagaggctccACCTGAGGGAGGAGCTGGACCGCGCTCgcctccaccagctccaccaGTCCCCCATGGAGGGCCACCTCCCTCACATGCCCCCGTTCATGTCCCACCTAGGGGGGATGCCCTACCCCAGACTCAGCCCCTCCACGGGACACAACGGCCTGCTAAACAGGACGCCCCCCACCGCCGCGCTCAGCGCCCCGCCTCCGCTGGTGCCGGCCGGAGGCGTCAGGCCCTCATCCCCCAGAAGGACTACCCCTCTCACCACCCAGGACCCCCGGGATTACTCCCCCTCCCGCAACCCCAAAGAGGTGGAGGCACGGTAG
- the LOC136932572 gene encoding autism susceptibility gene 2 protein-like isoform X5 gives MPGDYFLLLSSTPVVKTDWSPWASLVSPFSPPFFSLSFLAEHDLLRQELNNRFLVQSSGRSRGPPSASASPLAPVSLLRAEFHQHQHMHQHQHTHQHTFTPFPASLPPAAILTPPTAPPMVRTPAKNFDKYAPKLDNPFIRHSNFFPSYPPTMPGMPPLLPHSGPFSSLQGAFQPKASNPIDVAARPGTVPHTLLQKDPRVSDPFRTSVRKPGKWCAVHVQIAWQIYHHQQKMKQMQLDPHKLDMNGKLDLFSRPPAPGVFPGFPYPHDLARPMFSSTGSGHPAASPYGPSPHHSSFLPPSHLAGKCSNSMFGHKDGPGGLPGFGASHHDAWNRLHRTPPSFPTPPQWPKSADAERSGSANSHHERERERERDRERERDREREKRDSSVGKEEKDRDRDSLERSRHSNRSSPASAPVSYQISSLIRSNSQNSGDLGRHRSGSVDRVREVEKELLERHREAAMLGGGDVKVKESRSPGKEASERRPGDDGVKPVRRSPSPYSKAVLGEAGLKMAGGGPPPTLKDGERKETPAAELMLKVKNDMKIKEERKEEQEVMVVSSEPAPHPPPAPAPPIPSMHPGHPHHHHPPLSQQIPPPSPRCSDLPPHHGSIHGMPMAHSLPLSMSAMHQMGSLNVLDRARMAPFMGVSPLAAGRERLPHQAFPWDPLREAYRSLDLQRRMDFQLRAEQGHRFPGMYEQERAYREREAHDYSHHEHLLEVRREHERMRQQVEERERLHLREELDRARLHQLHQSPMEGHLPHMPPFMSHLGGMPYPRLSPSTGHNGLLNRTPPTAALSAPPPLVPAGGVRPSSPRRTTPLTTQDPRDYSPSRNPKEVEAR, from the exons ATGCCAGGTGActattttcttctcctctcttctacccCTGTTGTGAAGACTGACTGGTCGCCCTGGGCCTCTCTTGTGTCTCCTTTTTCCCCCCCTTTTTTCTCGCTCTCCTTTCTTGCAGAGCATGACCTCCTGCGGCAGGAGCTGAACAACCGCTTCCTGGTTCAGAGttcagggaggagcagggggccgCCGTCGGCCTCGGCCTCGCCCCTGGCCCCCGTGTCGCTCCTGCGGGCAGAGTTTCACCAACACCAGCACATGCACCAGCACCAACACACCCACCAGCACACCTTCACTCCCTTCCCTGCCAGTCTGCCCCCGGCCGCCATCCTAACTCCGCCCACCGCACCCCCAATGGTGCGTACCCCGGCCAAAAAT tTCGACAAATACGCCCCCAAACTGGACAATCCATTCATCAGGCATTCAAAT TTCTTCCCCTCATACCCCCCCACAATGCCAGGCATGCCCCCTCTGCTACCTCACTCAGGACCCTTCAGCTCACTGCAAGGAGCCTTCCAGCCCAAG GCCTCCAATCCCATAGACGTAGCAGCTAGGCCCGGAACAGTacctcacacactcctgcagAAGGACCCGCGG GTATCAGACCCTTTCAGGACGTCAGTGAGA AAACCGGGCAAGTGGTGTGCGGTGCACGTCCAGATTGCGTGGCAGATCTACCACCACCAGCAGAAGATGAAG caaATGCAGCTGGATCCCCACAAGCTAGACATGAACGGCAAGCTGGACCTGTTCAGCCGGCCCCCGGCTCCAGGGGTGTTCCCCGGCTTCCCCTACCCCCACGACCTGGCCAGACCCATGTTCTCCTCCACGG GCTCTGGGCATCCTGCCGCCTCCCCCTAcggcccctcccctcaccacagCAGCTTCCTGCCTCCTAGCCACTTGGCAGGTAAGT gctccaACAGCATGTTTGGCCATAAAGACGGCCCGGGCGGGTTGCCAGGTTTCGGCGCCTCCCACCATGACGCCTGGAACCGGCTCCACCGCACCCCGCCCTCCTTCCCCACCCCGCCCCAGTGGCCCAAGTCTGCCGACGCCGAGCGCAGCGGCTCGGCCAACAGCCACCACGAGCGCGAGCGCGAACGGGAGAGggaccgggagagagagagggaccggGAACGGGAGAAGAGGGACTCCTCCGtcgggaaggaggagaaggatagaGACAG AGACTCCCTGGAGCGCAGCCGCCACTCCAACCGCTCGTCGCCGGCCTCTGCGCCCGTCAGCTACCAGATCAGCAGCCTGATCCGCTCCAACAGCCAGAACTCCGGCGACTTGGGCCGCCACCGCAGCGGCAGCGTGGACCGCGTGCgcgaggtggagaaggagctcCTGGAGCGCCACCGCGAGGCGGCCATGTTGGGCGGGGGGGACGTCAAGGTGAAGGAGAGCCGCTCCCCGGGGAAGGAGGCGTCGGAGAGGCGTCCGGGCGACGACGGCGTCAAGCCCGTCCGCCGCTCGCCCTCCCCCTACTCCAAGGCGGTGCTGGGGGAGGCGGGGCTGAAGATGGCGGGCGGCGGGCCCCCGCCCACGCTGAAGGACGGCGAGCGGAAGGAGACGCCGGCGGCGGAGCTCATGCTCAAGGTGAAGAACGACATGAAGatcaaggaggagaggaaggaggagcaggaggtgatGGTGGTCAGCTCCgagcccgccccccacccccctcccgccccggCGCCGCCCATCCCGTCCATGCACCCgggccacccccaccaccaccacccgccACTCTCCCAGCAGAtccctcccccgtccccccgctgCAgcgacctccccccccaccacggCTCCATCCACGGCATGCCCATGGCCCACTCCCTGCCCCTGTCCATGAGCGCCATGCACCAGATGGGCAGCCTCAACGTGCTGGACCGGGCCCGCATGGCGCCCTTCATGGGGGTGAGCCCCCTGGCGGCGGGCCGAGAGCGGCTGCCCCACCAGGCCTTCCCCTGGGACCCCCTGCGGGAGGCGTACCGGAGCCTGGACCTGCAGCGCCGCATGGACTTCCAGCTGCGGGCCGAGCAGGGCCACCGCTTCCCGGGCATGTACGAGCAGGAGCGGGCGTACCGGGAGAGGGAGGCCCACGACTACTCGCACCACGAGCACCTGCTGGAGGTGCGCCGCGAGCACGAGCGCATGAggcagcaggtggaggagagggagaggctccACCTGAGGGAGGAGCTGGACCGCGCTCgcctccaccagctccaccaGTCCCCCATGGAGGGCCACCTCCCTCACATGCCCCCGTTCATGTCCCACCTAGGGGGGATGCCCTACCCCAGACTCAGCCCCTCCACGGGACACAACGGCCTGCTAAACAGGACGCCCCCCACCGCCGCGCTCAGCGCCCCGCCTCCGCTGGTGCCGGCCGGAGGCGTCAGGCCCTCATCCCCCAGAAGGACTACCCCTCTCACCACCCAGGACCCCCGGGATTACTCCCCCTCCCGCAACCCCAAAGAGGTGGAGGCACGGTAG
- the LOC136932572 gene encoding autism susceptibility gene 2 protein-like isoform X6, whose amino-acid sequence MPGDYFLLLSSTPVVKTDWSPWASLVSPFSPPFFSLSFLAEHDLLRQELNNRFLVQSSGRSRGPPSASASPLAPVSLLRAEFHQHQHMHQHQHTHQHTFTPFPASLPPAAILTPPTAPPMVRTPAKNFDKYAPKLDNPFIRHSNFFPSYPPTMPGMPPLLPHSGPFSSLQGAFQPKASNPIDVAARPGTVPHTLLQKDPRVSDPFRTSVRKPGKWCAVHVQIAWQIYHHQQKMKQMQLDPHKLDMNGKLDLFSRPPAPGVFPGFPYPHDLARPMFSSTGSGHPAASPYGPSPHHSSFLPPSHLAGSNSMFGHKDGPGGLPGFGASHHDAWNRLHRTPPSFPTPPQWPKSADAERSGSANSHHERERERERDRERERDREREKRDSSVGKEEKDRDRDSLERSRHSNRSSPASAPVSYQISSLIRSNSQNSGDLGRHRSGSVDRVREVEKELLERHREAAMLGGGDVKVKESRSPGKEASERRPGDDGVKPVRRSPSPYSKAVLGEAGLKMAGGGPPPTLKDGERKETPAAELMLKVKNDMKIKEERKEEQEVMVVSSEPAPHPPPAPAPPIPSMHPGHPHHHHPPLSQQIPPPSPRCSDLPPHHGSIHGMPMAHSLPLSMSAMHQMGSLNVLDRARMAPFMGVSPLAAGRERLPHQAFPWDPLREAYRSLDLQRRMDFQLRAEQGHRFPGMYEQERAYREREAHDYSHHEHLLEVRREHERMRQQVEERERLHLREELDRARLHQLHQSPMEGHLPHMPPFMSHLGGMPYPRLSPSTGHNGLLNRTPPTAALSAPPPLVPAGGVRPSSPRRTTPLTTQDPRDYSPSRNPKEVEAR is encoded by the exons ATGCCAGGTGActattttcttctcctctcttctacccCTGTTGTGAAGACTGACTGGTCGCCCTGGGCCTCTCTTGTGTCTCCTTTTTCCCCCCCTTTTTTCTCGCTCTCCTTTCTTGCAGAGCATGACCTCCTGCGGCAGGAGCTGAACAACCGCTTCCTGGTTCAGAGttcagggaggagcagggggccgCCGTCGGCCTCGGCCTCGCCCCTGGCCCCCGTGTCGCTCCTGCGGGCAGAGTTTCACCAACACCAGCACATGCACCAGCACCAACACACCCACCAGCACACCTTCACTCCCTTCCCTGCCAGTCTGCCCCCGGCCGCCATCCTAACTCCGCCCACCGCACCCCCAATGGTGCGTACCCCGGCCAAAAAT tTCGACAAATACGCCCCCAAACTGGACAATCCATTCATCAGGCATTCAAAT TTCTTCCCCTCATACCCCCCCACAATGCCAGGCATGCCCCCTCTGCTACCTCACTCAGGACCCTTCAGCTCACTGCAAGGAGCCTTCCAGCCCAAG GCCTCCAATCCCATAGACGTAGCAGCTAGGCCCGGAACAGTacctcacacactcctgcagAAGGACCCGCGG GTATCAGACCCTTTCAGGACGTCAGTGAGA AAACCGGGCAAGTGGTGTGCGGTGCACGTCCAGATTGCGTGGCAGATCTACCACCACCAGCAGAAGATGAAG caaATGCAGCTGGATCCCCACAAGCTAGACATGAACGGCAAGCTGGACCTGTTCAGCCGGCCCCCGGCTCCAGGGGTGTTCCCCGGCTTCCCCTACCCCCACGACCTGGCCAGACCCATGTTCTCCTCCACGG GCTCTGGGCATCCTGCCGCCTCCCCCTAcggcccctcccctcaccacagCAGCTTCCTGCCTCCTAGCCACTTGGCAG gctccaACAGCATGTTTGGCCATAAAGACGGCCCGGGCGGGTTGCCAGGTTTCGGCGCCTCCCACCATGACGCCTGGAACCGGCTCCACCGCACCCCGCCCTCCTTCCCCACCCCGCCCCAGTGGCCCAAGTCTGCCGACGCCGAGCGCAGCGGCTCGGCCAACAGCCACCACGAGCGCGAGCGCGAACGGGAGAGggaccgggagagagagagggaccggGAACGGGAGAAGAGGGACTCCTCCGtcgggaaggaggagaaggatagaGACAG AGACTCCCTGGAGCGCAGCCGCCACTCCAACCGCTCGTCGCCGGCCTCTGCGCCCGTCAGCTACCAGATCAGCAGCCTGATCCGCTCCAACAGCCAGAACTCCGGCGACTTGGGCCGCCACCGCAGCGGCAGCGTGGACCGCGTGCgcgaggtggagaaggagctcCTGGAGCGCCACCGCGAGGCGGCCATGTTGGGCGGGGGGGACGTCAAGGTGAAGGAGAGCCGCTCCCCGGGGAAGGAGGCGTCGGAGAGGCGTCCGGGCGACGACGGCGTCAAGCCCGTCCGCCGCTCGCCCTCCCCCTACTCCAAGGCGGTGCTGGGGGAGGCGGGGCTGAAGATGGCGGGCGGCGGGCCCCCGCCCACGCTGAAGGACGGCGAGCGGAAGGAGACGCCGGCGGCGGAGCTCATGCTCAAGGTGAAGAACGACATGAAGatcaaggaggagaggaaggaggagcaggaggtgatGGTGGTCAGCTCCgagcccgccccccacccccctcccgccccggCGCCGCCCATCCCGTCCATGCACCCgggccacccccaccaccaccacccgccACTCTCCCAGCAGAtccctcccccgtccccccgctgCAgcgacctccccccccaccacggCTCCATCCACGGCATGCCCATGGCCCACTCCCTGCCCCTGTCCATGAGCGCCATGCACCAGATGGGCAGCCTCAACGTGCTGGACCGGGCCCGCATGGCGCCCTTCATGGGGGTGAGCCCCCTGGCGGCGGGCCGAGAGCGGCTGCCCCACCAGGCCTTCCCCTGGGACCCCCTGCGGGAGGCGTACCGGAGCCTGGACCTGCAGCGCCGCATGGACTTCCAGCTGCGGGCCGAGCAGGGCCACCGCTTCCCGGGCATGTACGAGCAGGAGCGGGCGTACCGGGAGAGGGAGGCCCACGACTACTCGCACCACGAGCACCTGCTGGAGGTGCGCCGCGAGCACGAGCGCATGAggcagcaggtggaggagagggagaggctccACCTGAGGGAGGAGCTGGACCGCGCTCgcctccaccagctccaccaGTCCCCCATGGAGGGCCACCTCCCTCACATGCCCCCGTTCATGTCCCACCTAGGGGGGATGCCCTACCCCAGACTCAGCCCCTCCACGGGACACAACGGCCTGCTAAACAGGACGCCCCCCACCGCCGCGCTCAGCGCCCCGCCTCCGCTGGTGCCGGCCGGAGGCGTCAGGCCCTCATCCCCCAGAAGGACTACCCCTCTCACCACCCAGGACCCCCGGGATTACTCCCCCTCCCGCAACCCCAAAGAGGTGGAGGCACGGTAG